In one window of Rathayibacter caricis DSM 15933 DNA:
- the pyk gene encoding pyruvate kinase, producing the protein MRRAKIVATLGPATSSYETIRAIIDAGVDVARMNLSHGSYDVHEGIYRIVRKAADDAGRAVAILVDLQGPKIRLGKFEGGPYALAEGDVFTITTEDVLGTKELSGTTFKGLPDDVNPGDMLLIDDGKVAVRVTAVEGPRVVTEVVVPGNVSNNKGINLPGVAVNVPALSQKDEDDLRWAIRLGADIIALSFVRNASDITRVHEIMAEEGRKAPVIAKIEKPQAVDNLQEIIDVFDGIMVARGDLGVELPLEAVPIVQKHAVELARRWAKPVIVATQMLESMIESPRPTRAEASDVANAILDGADAVMLSGETSVGAWPVVTVQTMARIVESTEEHGLERIPPLGSKPRTQGGSVTLAAAEVAEFVEAKFLCVFTESGDSVRRMTRLRHGIPIIGFTPEPAVRRRMALNWGVQSFVTPRVNHTDAMFAQVDAVLLNKGLAKPGETVVVVSGSPPGRAGTTNDMRVHVVGSSSSVEPVENWDH; encoded by the coding sequence ATGAGACGAGCGAAAATCGTCGCCACCCTCGGCCCGGCAACGTCGTCGTACGAGACCATTCGTGCGATCATCGACGCCGGCGTGGACGTGGCCCGCATGAACCTCAGCCACGGCAGCTACGACGTCCACGAGGGCATCTACCGCATCGTCCGCAAGGCGGCCGACGACGCCGGCCGCGCGGTCGCGATCCTGGTCGACCTCCAGGGCCCGAAGATCCGCCTCGGCAAGTTCGAGGGCGGCCCGTACGCCCTCGCCGAGGGCGACGTCTTCACCATCACGACCGAGGACGTCCTGGGCACCAAGGAGCTCTCGGGCACCACGTTCAAGGGCCTGCCCGACGACGTGAACCCGGGCGACATGCTCCTCATCGACGACGGCAAGGTCGCGGTCCGCGTCACGGCCGTCGAGGGCCCCCGCGTCGTCACCGAGGTCGTCGTCCCCGGCAACGTCTCGAACAACAAGGGCATCAACCTGCCCGGTGTCGCCGTGAACGTCCCCGCGCTGTCGCAGAAGGACGAGGACGACCTGCGCTGGGCGATCCGCCTGGGCGCCGACATCATCGCGCTCTCCTTCGTGCGCAACGCGAGCGACATCACCCGCGTGCACGAGATCATGGCGGAGGAGGGTCGCAAGGCCCCCGTCATCGCCAAGATCGAGAAGCCGCAGGCGGTCGACAACCTGCAGGAGATCATCGACGTCTTCGACGGCATCATGGTCGCCCGCGGCGACCTCGGTGTCGAGCTGCCCCTGGAGGCGGTGCCGATCGTGCAGAAGCACGCCGTCGAGCTGGCCCGCCGCTGGGCCAAGCCCGTCATCGTCGCGACGCAGATGCTCGAGTCGATGATCGAGAGCCCCCGCCCCACCCGCGCCGAGGCGTCCGACGTCGCGAACGCGATCCTCGACGGCGCCGACGCGGTCATGCTCTCGGGCGAGACCAGCGTCGGAGCCTGGCCGGTCGTGACCGTCCAGACCATGGCGCGCATCGTCGAGTCGACCGAGGAGCACGGCCTCGAGCGGATCCCCCCGCTCGGCAGCAAGCCGCGCACCCAGGGCGGCTCGGTCACCCTCGCCGCCGCCGAGGTCGCCGAGTTCGTCGAGGCGAAGTTCCTCTGCGTGTTCACCGAGTCGGGCGACTCCGTGCGCCGCATGACCCGCCTGCGCCACGGCATCCCGATCATCGGCTTCACCCCGGAGCCCGCCGTCCGCCGACGGATGGCGCTCAACTGGGGCGTCCAGTCCTTCGTCACGCCGCGCGTCAACCACACCGACGCGATGTTCGCGCAGGTCGACGCCGTGCTGCTCAACAAGGGCCTCGCGAAGCCCGGCGAGACGGTCGTCGTCGTCTCCGGCTCGCCCCCCGGACGCGCGGGCACCACCAACGACATGCGCGTGCACGTCGTCGGCTCCTCCAGCTCGGTCGAGCCGGTGGAGAACTGGGACCACTGA
- a CDS encoding glutamate synthase subunit beta: MADPKGFLKVQDRELPKRRPVSVRLMDWKEVYEQGDSAVLRRQAGRCMDCGIPFCHKGCPLGNLIPEWNDLMWRGEGRQAIERLHATNNFPEFTGRLCPAPCESSCVLGINQPAVTIKQIEVSIIDQAFGNDWVQPHPPERLTGKTVAVVGSGPAGLAAAQQLTRAGHTVAVYERDDRIGGLLRYGIPDFKMEKKHLELRLNQMKAEGTRFRAGVDIGSDITWDDLRARYDAVVVATGALVPRDLPIPGRDLSGVHFAMEYLVQSNRVLAGDTVFEQISAEGKHVVVLGGGDTGADCIGTAHRQKAASVTNLAIGKQPPSERPDSQPWPMDPTVFEVSSAHEEGGERMFLASTVEFLSNEVGEVRAVRVAETEYLDGRRVPKSGTEREIPADLVLLALGFTGPESDRLAGQLSVPFTERGNVDRGANFETTAPGVFVAGDAGRGQSLIVWAIAEGRSVAAEVDRYLEGTTQLPAPVGPNDRGFTL, encoded by the coding sequence GTGGCTGATCCCAAGGGGTTCCTGAAGGTGCAGGACCGGGAGCTGCCCAAGCGGCGCCCGGTGTCCGTGCGGCTGATGGACTGGAAAGAGGTGTACGAGCAGGGCGACTCCGCCGTGCTGCGTCGCCAGGCCGGACGCTGCATGGACTGCGGCATCCCGTTCTGCCACAAGGGCTGCCCGCTCGGGAACCTGATCCCGGAGTGGAACGACCTGATGTGGCGCGGCGAGGGCCGCCAGGCCATCGAGCGCCTGCACGCGACGAACAACTTCCCCGAGTTCACGGGCCGGCTCTGCCCGGCTCCGTGCGAGTCGTCCTGCGTGCTCGGCATCAACCAGCCCGCGGTCACGATCAAGCAGATCGAGGTCTCGATCATCGATCAGGCCTTCGGCAACGACTGGGTGCAGCCGCACCCGCCCGAGCGCCTCACCGGCAAGACCGTCGCGGTCGTCGGCTCCGGTCCCGCGGGCCTCGCGGCCGCGCAGCAGCTCACCCGCGCCGGGCACACCGTCGCCGTGTACGAGCGCGACGACCGCATCGGCGGCCTCCTGCGCTACGGCATCCCGGACTTCAAGATGGAGAAGAAGCACCTCGAGCTGCGACTGAACCAGATGAAGGCCGAGGGCACCCGCTTCCGCGCGGGCGTCGACATCGGCTCCGACATCACCTGGGACGACCTCCGGGCGCGCTACGACGCCGTCGTGGTCGCGACCGGCGCCCTCGTGCCGCGCGACCTGCCGATCCCGGGCCGCGACCTCTCGGGTGTGCACTTCGCCATGGAGTACCTCGTGCAGTCCAACCGCGTGCTCGCGGGCGACACCGTCTTCGAGCAGATCAGCGCCGAGGGCAAGCACGTCGTGGTCCTCGGCGGCGGCGACACCGGAGCCGACTGCATCGGCACGGCGCACCGTCAGAAGGCCGCCTCGGTCACCAACCTGGCGATCGGCAAGCAGCCGCCGTCGGAGCGTCCGGACAGCCAGCCCTGGCCGATGGACCCGACCGTGTTCGAGGTCTCGAGCGCCCACGAGGAGGGCGGCGAGCGGATGTTCCTCGCCTCCACCGTGGAGTTCCTCTCCAACGAGGTCGGCGAGGTCCGTGCCGTGCGCGTGGCCGAGACCGAGTACCTCGACGGCCGCCGCGTCCCCAAGAGCGGCACCGAGCGCGAGATCCCGGCCGACCTGGTCCTGCTGGCCCTGGGCTTCACCGGCCCGGAGTCGGACCGCCTCGCCGGTCAGCTGTCCGTCCCGTTCACGGAACGGGGCAACGTCGACCGCGGCGCCAACTTCGAGACGACCGCGCCCGGCGTGTTCGTCGCCGGAGACGCCGGTCGCGGCCAGTCGCTCATCGTGTGGGCGATCGCCGAGGGCCGCTCAGTCGCGGCCGAGGTCGACCGCTACCTCGAGGGCACCACGCAGCTCCCCGCGCCCGTCGGCCCGAACGACCGCGGCTTCACCCTCTAG
- the gltB gene encoding glutamate synthase large subunit has protein sequence MAPAQPSPRVPVVPFLGTPPAQGMYDPSAEKDACGLAMVATMRGTAGHDIIDAALDALRNLEHRGAVGSDAGTGDGAGIITQIPDDFLRAVATFELPPLGQYAVGNAFLPVDVFERERVKSTIAEIAREENLTVVGWRSVPVQPDEIGTLARAAMPAIEQLYVRSDLTDETGTPFSSVRLDRLTFRLRKRVERELEVYFMSLSSRTLVYKGMVTTLQLEPFYPDLQDERFTSKLALVHSRYSTNTFPSWPLAQPFRMIAHNGEINTVQGNRNWMRARQSQLKSKELGDLSPLFPIVSPGRSDSASFDETVELLNLAGRSLPHAIMMMVPEAWENQAAAIDQKRRAFYEYHSMLMEPWDGPAAIVFTDGELVGATLDRNGLRPGRYVVTDDGLVVLASEIGVLDIDPAKVVRKGRLQPGRMFLVDTEQGRIVEDEEIKGQLAKSDPFEEWLDKGRINLKDLPEREHIVHTPASVNRRQRTFGYTEEEVRLLLLPMAKAGAEPLGAMGSDTPVAVLSKRPRLLFDYFTQAFAQVTNPPLDSIREEVVTSLRLGLGPERNLLSAGAEHARQVVLDFPVIDNDELAKIQHIAPRPLSHITTTIRGLYRVDAGPRAMQDRIDEMCSEADEAIAAGAQFLVLSDRDSTKDLAPIPSLLMLAAVHHHLIRTENRMRVGLVVEAGDVREVHHVATLIGYGASAVNPYLAMETCEQLVRSGMLSDISPEKAVKNVIKALGKGVLKIMSKMGISTVSSYAGAQTFEAVGLSQAFVDQYFTGTVSKLGGIGIDVVAEENAARHRAAYPEDGAVVAHERLAVGGEYQWRRDGAPHLFNPDTVFRLQHSTRNRRYDVFREYTKMVDDQASSLMTLRGMFTLDTEGRTPVPIDEVEPVESIVKRFSTGAMSYGSISPEAHETLAIAMNRLGAKSNTGEGGEDTERLLDPERRSAIKQVASGRFGVTSMYLTHADDIQIKLAQGAKPGEGGQLPPTKVYPWIARTRHATAGVGLISPPPHHDIYSIEDLKQLIFDLKRANPSARIHAKLVSQSGIGAVAAGTAKALADVILVSGHDGGTGASPVNSLKHAGTPWELGLAETQQTLMLNGMRDRVVVQVDGQMKTGRDVVIGALLGAEEFGFATAPLIVEGCIMMRVCHLDTCPVGVATQNPELRKRFSGKPEFVVNFFEFIAQEVREYLSQLGYRSIDEIVGHRELLDVNQAIEHWKASGLDLTPILVGPVFTAEEPRRHGRAQEHELEKHFDNELIRLAANVLDHRGTVAIEREIKNTERAVGTMLGHEVTVRFGENGLPADSIVVSLRGSAGQSLGAFLPAGITLRLEGDSNDYVGKGLSGGQIVVRPDRRSTFDASTNVIAGNVIGYGATQGTMFIRGMVGERFLVRNSGATAVVEGVGDHALEYMTGGLAVILGDTGRNLGAGMSGGTAYVHGLKRELVNRDALASGELTLSALDSADVEMLRDLLERHVAETESTLAQGMLDDFDGTVSRFVKVLPRDFAAVLATRASAVEEGLDPDGDVVWGRILEVTGG, from the coding sequence ATGGCACCCGCCCAGCCCTCGCCCCGCGTCCCCGTCGTGCCGTTCCTCGGCACTCCGCCCGCCCAGGGGATGTACGACCCCAGCGCCGAGAAGGACGCCTGCGGACTCGCGATGGTCGCCACCATGCGCGGCACCGCCGGGCACGACATCATCGACGCCGCGCTCGACGCCCTGCGCAATCTCGAGCACCGCGGCGCGGTCGGCTCCGATGCGGGCACCGGCGACGGCGCCGGCATCATCACGCAGATCCCAGACGATTTCCTCCGCGCGGTCGCGACGTTCGAGCTGCCCCCGCTCGGGCAGTACGCCGTCGGCAACGCGTTCCTCCCGGTCGACGTCTTCGAGCGCGAGCGGGTGAAGTCGACGATCGCCGAGATCGCCCGCGAGGAGAACCTGACGGTCGTCGGCTGGCGCTCCGTCCCGGTGCAGCCCGACGAGATCGGCACGCTCGCGCGCGCCGCGATGCCCGCGATCGAGCAGCTCTACGTCCGGAGCGACCTGACCGACGAGACCGGCACTCCGTTCTCCTCAGTGCGCCTGGACCGGCTGACCTTCCGCCTCCGCAAGCGCGTCGAGCGCGAGCTCGAGGTGTACTTCATGTCGCTGTCGAGCCGCACGCTCGTCTACAAGGGCATGGTCACGACCCTCCAGCTGGAGCCGTTCTACCCCGACCTGCAGGACGAGCGCTTCACCTCGAAGCTCGCCCTCGTGCACTCGCGGTACTCGACGAACACGTTCCCGTCCTGGCCGCTCGCGCAGCCTTTCCGGATGATCGCGCACAACGGCGAGATCAACACCGTGCAGGGCAACCGCAACTGGATGCGCGCCCGCCAGTCCCAGCTGAAGAGCAAGGAGCTGGGCGACCTCTCGCCGCTGTTCCCGATCGTCTCTCCCGGCCGCAGCGACTCCGCCTCGTTCGACGAGACCGTGGAGCTCCTCAACCTCGCCGGCCGCTCGCTGCCGCACGCGATCATGATGATGGTGCCGGAGGCGTGGGAGAACCAGGCCGCCGCGATCGACCAGAAGCGCCGCGCGTTCTACGAGTACCACTCGATGCTCATGGAGCCGTGGGACGGCCCCGCCGCGATCGTCTTCACCGACGGCGAGCTCGTCGGCGCCACGCTCGACCGCAACGGGCTGCGTCCGGGCCGCTACGTCGTCACCGACGACGGTCTCGTCGTGCTCGCGAGCGAGATCGGCGTGCTCGACATCGACCCCGCGAAGGTGGTCCGCAAGGGACGCCTGCAGCCCGGACGCATGTTCCTGGTCGACACGGAGCAGGGCCGCATCGTCGAGGACGAGGAGATCAAGGGCCAGCTCGCCAAGTCCGACCCCTTCGAGGAGTGGCTCGACAAGGGCCGGATCAACCTCAAGGACCTGCCCGAGCGCGAGCACATCGTGCACACGCCGGCGTCCGTGAACCGCCGTCAGCGCACGTTCGGCTACACCGAGGAGGAGGTCCGCCTCCTCCTGCTGCCCATGGCGAAGGCCGGCGCCGAACCGCTCGGAGCGATGGGCTCGGACACGCCTGTCGCCGTGCTGTCCAAGCGCCCCCGACTGCTGTTCGACTACTTCACCCAGGCGTTCGCGCAGGTCACCAACCCGCCGCTCGACTCCATCCGCGAGGAGGTCGTCACGTCGTTGCGCCTCGGGCTCGGCCCGGAGCGCAACCTGCTGTCGGCCGGAGCCGAGCACGCCCGCCAGGTCGTCCTCGACTTCCCGGTGATCGACAACGACGAGCTGGCCAAGATCCAGCACATCGCGCCGCGTCCGCTCAGCCACATCACGACGACGATCCGCGGCCTCTACCGCGTCGATGCCGGGCCGCGCGCCATGCAGGACCGCATCGACGAGATGTGCAGCGAAGCCGACGAGGCGATCGCCGCCGGAGCGCAGTTCCTCGTGCTCTCGGACCGCGACTCCACGAAGGACCTCGCTCCGATCCCGTCGCTGCTGATGCTCGCCGCCGTGCACCACCACCTGATCCGCACCGAGAACCGGATGCGCGTCGGGCTGGTCGTCGAGGCCGGCGACGTCCGCGAGGTGCACCACGTCGCGACGCTGATCGGCTACGGCGCGTCCGCGGTCAACCCGTACCTCGCGATGGAGACCTGCGAGCAGCTCGTCCGCAGCGGCATGCTCTCGGACATCTCGCCCGAGAAGGCTGTGAAGAACGTGATTAAGGCGCTCGGCAAGGGCGTCCTCAAGATCATGTCCAAGATGGGCATCTCGACCGTGTCGAGCTACGCGGGAGCGCAGACCTTCGAGGCCGTCGGCCTCAGCCAGGCCTTCGTCGACCAGTACTTCACCGGCACCGTCTCGAAGCTCGGCGGCATCGGGATCGACGTCGTCGCCGAGGAGAACGCCGCGCGCCACCGCGCCGCGTACCCGGAGGACGGCGCGGTCGTCGCGCACGAGCGTCTGGCGGTCGGCGGCGAGTACCAGTGGCGCCGCGACGGTGCTCCGCACCTCTTCAACCCCGACACCGTCTTCCGCCTGCAGCACTCCACGCGCAACCGCCGCTACGACGTGTTCCGCGAGTACACGAAGATGGTCGACGACCAGGCGAGCTCGCTCATGACCCTGCGCGGCATGTTCACGCTCGACACCGAGGGCCGCACGCCGGTGCCGATCGACGAGGTCGAGCCGGTCGAGTCGATCGTCAAGCGCTTCTCGACGGGAGCGATGAGCTACGGCTCCATCTCGCCCGAGGCGCACGAGACGCTCGCGATCGCGATGAACCGCCTCGGCGCCAAGTCGAACACGGGCGAGGGCGGTGAGGACACGGAGCGACTGCTCGACCCCGAGCGCCGCTCCGCCATCAAGCAGGTCGCCTCCGGGCGCTTCGGCGTCACGAGCATGTACCTCACCCACGCCGACGACATCCAGATCAAGCTCGCCCAGGGCGCCAAGCCTGGCGAGGGCGGTCAGCTGCCGCCGACCAAGGTGTACCCGTGGATCGCGCGCACCCGTCACGCGACCGCCGGCGTCGGCCTCATCTCGCCGCCGCCGCACCACGACATCTACTCGATCGAGGACCTCAAGCAGCTGATCTTCGACCTCAAGCGCGCGAACCCCTCGGCCCGCATCCACGCCAAGCTGGTCAGCCAGTCCGGCATCGGCGCGGTCGCGGCGGGAACGGCGAAGGCCCTGGCCGACGTCATCCTGGTCTCGGGTCACGACGGGGGAACGGGCGCGAGCCCGGTCAACTCGCTCAAGCACGCGGGAACCCCGTGGGAGCTCGGCCTGGCCGAGACGCAGCAGACCCTCATGCTCAACGGCATGCGCGACCGCGTCGTGGTGCAGGTCGACGGACAGATGAAGACCGGACGCGACGTCGTGATCGGCGCGCTGCTGGGAGCGGAGGAGTTCGGCTTCGCCACCGCTCCGCTGATCGTCGAGGGCTGCATCATGATGCGCGTCTGCCACCTCGACACCTGCCCCGTCGGCGTCGCCACGCAGAACCCGGAGCTGCGCAAGCGCTTCTCGGGCAAGCCCGAGTTCGTCGTCAACTTCTTCGAGTTCATCGCCCAGGAGGTGCGCGAGTACCTCTCGCAGCTCGGCTACCGGAGCATCGACGAGATCGTCGGCCACCGCGAGCTGCTCGACGTCAACCAGGCGATCGAGCACTGGAAGGCGAGCGGTCTCGACCTCACGCCGATCCTGGTCGGCCCCGTCTTCACGGCCGAGGAGCCGCGCCGCCACGGACGCGCGCAGGAGCACGAGCTCGAGAAGCACTTCGACAACGAGCTCATCCGGCTCGCGGCGAACGTGCTCGACCACCGCGGCACCGTCGCGATCGAGCGCGAGATCAAGAACACCGAGCGCGCCGTCGGCACGATGCTCGGCCACGAGGTCACCGTCCGCTTCGGCGAGAACGGGCTGCCGGCCGACTCCATCGTCGTGTCGCTGCGCGGCTCGGCCGGGCAGTCGCTCGGCGCCTTCCTCCCCGCGGGCATCACCCTGCGGCTCGAGGGCGACTCGAACGACTACGTCGGCAAGGGTCTCTCGGGCGGTCAGATCGTGGTGCGGCCCGACCGCCGCAGCACCTTCGACGCGTCGACCAACGTGATCGCGGGCAACGTCATCGGCTACGGGGCGACCCAGGGCACGATGTTCATCCGCGGCATGGTCGGCGAGCGCTTCCTGGTCCGCAACTCCGGAGCGACCGCGGTCGTCGAGGGAGTGGGCGACCACGCCCTCGAGTACATGACCGGCGGACTCGCCGTGATCCTCGGCGACACCGGGCGCAACCTCGGCGCCGGCATGTCCGGCGGCACGGCCTACGTGCACGGCCTGAAGCGCGAGCTCGTCAACCGCGACGCGCTCGCCTCCGGGGAGCTCACGCTCTCGGCGCTCGACAGCGCCGACGTCGAGATGCTCCGCGACCTGCTCGAGCGACACGTCGCCGAGACCGAGTCCACCCTGGCCCAGGGCATGCTCGACGATTTCGACGGAACCGTCTCGCGTTTCGTCAAGGTACTGCCCCGCGACTTCGCCGCGGTGCTCGCGACGCGCGCATCCGCTGTCGAGGAGGGGCTCGACCCCGACGGCGACGTCGTCTGGGGACGGATTCTGGAGGTGACCGGTGGCTGA
- the lgt gene encoding prolipoprotein diacylglyceryl transferase, producing MSVPLSIPSPPEAWSQYDFTLFERTFSIHTYALCILAGIVVATIMTNARLKRRGAEPWVVLDIIIWAVPLGIVGARVYHVLTHPGDYFFEGADLLRTLYIWEGGNAIFGGLIGGAVGAWIGCRWTGIRFWTFADALAPGMLAAQALGRLGNWFNVELYGLPTTLPWGLEVPSSNPAFPVGLPADTLFHPTFLYEILWNVVGIGVILVAERRFRLQWGDVFGVYLVWYGIGRIWFESIRIDPSEVLLGLRTNVWAALIAVVIGLAIVIVQGREHTGDEPSPYRPGKEWKPEAAGVEFEDVESDSHAPTSTASGDDADTKTVSRT from the coding sequence GTGTCCGTACCGCTGAGCATCCCGAGCCCGCCCGAGGCGTGGAGTCAGTACGACTTCACGCTCTTCGAGCGGACCTTCTCGATCCACACCTACGCGCTGTGCATCCTCGCCGGCATCGTGGTCGCCACGATCATGACGAACGCGCGCCTCAAGCGCCGCGGTGCCGAGCCGTGGGTCGTGCTCGACATCATCATCTGGGCCGTCCCGCTCGGCATCGTCGGTGCTCGCGTTTACCACGTGCTCACCCACCCCGGCGACTACTTCTTCGAGGGCGCCGATCTGTTGCGCACCCTCTACATCTGGGAGGGCGGCAACGCCATCTTCGGCGGTCTGATCGGAGGCGCGGTCGGCGCCTGGATCGGCTGCCGCTGGACCGGGATCCGCTTCTGGACCTTCGCCGACGCCCTCGCGCCCGGCATGCTCGCCGCGCAGGCCCTCGGCCGCCTGGGCAACTGGTTCAACGTCGAGCTCTACGGACTCCCGACCACTCTGCCGTGGGGGCTCGAGGTCCCGTCCTCCAACCCCGCCTTCCCCGTCGGACTCCCCGCCGACACCCTGTTCCACCCCACCTTCCTGTACGAGATCCTCTGGAACGTCGTCGGCATCGGCGTCATCCTCGTCGCCGAGCGCCGCTTCCGACTCCAGTGGGGCGACGTCTTCGGCGTGTACCTCGTCTGGTACGGCATCGGCCGCATCTGGTTCGAGTCGATCCGCATCGACCCGAGCGAGGTGCTCCTGGGGCTCCGCACCAACGTGTGGGCCGCCCTGATCGCCGTCGTGATCGGCCTCGCGATCGTCATCGTCCAGGGTCGCGAGCACACCGGCGATGAGCCGTCCCCGTACCGGCCCGGCAAGGAGTGGAAGCCCGAAGCGGCTGGGGTAGAATTCGAGGACGTCGAGTCCGACTCGCACGCACCCACCAGCACTGCTTCCGGCGACGACGCCGACACGAAGACGGTCTCCCGCACCTGA
- the trpA gene encoding tryptophan synthase subunit alpha — translation MSGVGPSVAETVRRRNTEAAGALIGYLPVGFPDLATSIDAAVAMAENGVDAIELGLPYSDPVMDGPVIQEATQTAIAGGFRLRHGFEAVREIRARVDVPVLVMTYYNPVLQYGVERFATDLAEAGGSGLITPDLIPDEGAEWIAVSERLGLDRVFLAAPSSTDERLRQAVSSSRGFVYAVSTMGITGARTDVDTAARTLVDRLRSAGSDSACVGLGISTGEQVAEILAYADGAIVGSALVRALASGGVDAVAETARGLAAGTRPRA, via the coding sequence GTGAGCGGAGTGGGACCGAGCGTCGCCGAGACCGTCCGCCGTCGCAACACGGAGGCGGCGGGCGCCCTGATCGGCTACCTCCCGGTCGGCTTCCCCGACCTCGCGACGAGCATCGACGCCGCGGTCGCCATGGCCGAGAACGGCGTCGATGCGATCGAGCTGGGCCTGCCCTACTCCGATCCGGTCATGGACGGCCCCGTGATCCAGGAGGCGACCCAGACCGCGATCGCCGGCGGGTTCAGACTGCGCCACGGCTTCGAGGCCGTGCGCGAGATCCGCGCCCGGGTCGACGTGCCCGTGCTGGTGATGACCTACTACAACCCCGTGCTGCAGTACGGGGTCGAGCGCTTCGCGACCGACCTCGCGGAGGCGGGCGGCTCGGGCCTCATCACGCCCGACCTGATCCCGGACGAGGGCGCCGAGTGGATCGCGGTCTCCGAGCGGCTCGGTCTCGACCGCGTGTTCCTGGCCGCTCCGTCCTCGACCGACGAGCGACTGCGCCAGGCGGTCTCCTCGAGCCGCGGCTTCGTCTACGCGGTGTCCACCATGGGCATCACCGGGGCCCGCACCGACGTCGACACCGCCGCGCGCACGCTCGTCGACCGCCTGCGCAGCGCGGGCTCCGACAGCGCGTGCGTGGGCCTGGGCATCTCGACGGGGGAGCAGGTCGCCGAGATCCTCGCCTACGCCGACGGTGCGATCGTGGGCTCGGCGCTCGTCCGCGCCCTCGCCTCCGGAGGAGTCGACGCGGTGGCCGAGACGGCACGCGGTCTGGCAGCCGGAACGCGTCCGCGCGCCTGA
- the trpB gene encoding tryptophan synthase subunit beta gives MALRDELGPYFGDFGGRYVPESLVEALDELSAEYERTKVDPEFHAELMELHRSYTGRPSIITEVPRFAAHAGGARIILKREDLNHTGSHKINNVLGQALLTKRIGKSRVIAETGAGQHGVATATAAALFGLDCVVYMGEVDTERQALNVARMRLLGAEVVSVTTGSRTLKDAINDAMRDWVTNVETTNYIFGTVAGPHPFPALVRDFQKIIGEEAREQVLELTGSLPTAVTACVGGGSNAMGIFHAFLDDPEVRLVGFEAGGDGIDTPRHAATISKGRPGVLHGARSFLLQDEDGQTVESHSISAGLDYPGVGPEHAWLASIGRADYRAVTDGAAMDALKLLSRTEGIIPAIESAHALAGTLELGRELGPEATILVNLSGRGDKDMTTAAHYFGLMDQGAVQS, from the coding sequence ATGGCCCTCCGAGACGAACTCGGCCCCTACTTCGGCGACTTCGGCGGTCGCTACGTCCCCGAATCCCTCGTGGAGGCGCTCGACGAGCTGAGCGCCGAGTACGAGCGCACCAAGGTCGACCCGGAGTTCCACGCGGAGCTCATGGAGCTGCACCGCAGCTACACCGGGCGCCCCTCGATCATCACCGAGGTGCCGCGCTTCGCCGCGCACGCGGGCGGTGCGCGCATCATCCTCAAGCGCGAGGACCTGAACCACACCGGCTCGCACAAGATCAACAACGTGCTGGGCCAGGCGCTGCTCACCAAGCGCATCGGCAAGTCGCGCGTCATCGCCGAGACCGGCGCGGGACAGCACGGCGTCGCCACCGCGACCGCCGCGGCCCTCTTCGGCCTCGACTGCGTCGTGTACATGGGCGAGGTCGACACCGAGCGCCAGGCGCTGAACGTCGCCCGCATGCGCCTCCTGGGCGCCGAGGTCGTCTCGGTGACGACCGGCTCGCGCACCCTCAAGGACGCGATCAACGACGCCATGCGCGACTGGGTGACGAACGTCGAGACGACGAACTACATCTTCGGCACCGTCGCGGGCCCGCACCCGTTCCCGGCGCTCGTGCGCGACTTCCAGAAGATCATCGGCGAGGAGGCGCGCGAGCAGGTCCTCGAGCTGACCGGCTCGCTCCCCACGGCCGTCACGGCCTGCGTCGGCGGCGGCTCCAACGCCATGGGCATCTTCCACGCCTTCCTCGACGACCCCGAGGTCCGCCTCGTCGGCTTCGAGGCCGGCGGCGACGGGATCGACACCCCGCGCCACGCGGCCACGATCAGCAAGGGGCGTCCCGGCGTCCTGCACGGCGCGCGCAGCTTCCTCCTCCAGGACGAGGACGGCCAGACCGTCGAGTCGCACTCGATCTCGGCCGGTCTCGACTACCCGGGCGTGGGCCCGGAGCACGCCTGGCTCGCGAGCATCGGGCGCGCCGACTACCGCGCGGTCACCGACGGCGCCGCGATGGACGCGCTCAAGCTCCTCAGCCGCACCGAGGGCATCATCCCCGCGATCGAGTCCGCGCACGCCCTCGCCGGCACGCTCGAGCTCGGCCGCGAGCTCGGCCCCGAGGCGACGATCCTGGTCAACCTCTCGGGACGCGGCGACAAGGACATGACGACGGCCGCGCACTACTTCGGCCTGATGGACCAGGGAGCGGTGCAGTCGTGA